A genomic segment from Desulfurella amilsii encodes:
- a CDS encoding tRNA1(Val) (adenine(37)-N6)-methyltransferase, protein MDLDLCDFKLVKVYQPKHGYRFSFEPFVLADINNTKRINEVADIGSGCGIIAILLSKKYSIKHIYAVENDLEFIDIITENLKLNNINNVEVIDSIDKLPNNSLDLVFSNPPYYTKSSFRISKKYETQKFENTSLSDMLNKISIKIKNGGLIRLSFHPTRLLELFFELANNNFGVKTIQPIYGKKNKISKACIVEAKKNAKAYITIKTPIFLEDYRLYE, encoded by the coding sequence ATGGATCTTGATCTATGTGACTTCAAATTAGTAAAAGTTTATCAACCAAAACATGGCTACCGATTTAGTTTTGAACCATTCGTTTTAGCCGACATTAATAACACAAAGCGAATTAACGAGGTAGCTGATATTGGCAGTGGATGTGGAATTATTGCTATCTTATTATCAAAAAAATATTCAATTAAACACATCTATGCGGTGGAAAATGATCTGGAATTCATCGACATCATCACAGAAAATTTAAAATTAAACAATATTAATAATGTTGAAGTTATTGATAGCATAGATAAATTACCAAACAATTCTTTAGACTTAGTTTTTAGTAACCCACCCTATTACACAAAATCAAGCTTCAGAATATCAAAAAAATATGAAACACAAAAATTTGAAAACACATCTCTTTCGGATATGCTTAATAAAATTAGTATAAAAATAAAAAATGGCGGACTTATTAGACTTTCATTTCACCCAACCAGATTGCTTGAATTATTTTTCGAACTGGCTAATAATAATTTTGGCGTAAAAACAATTCAACCAATATATGGCAAAAAAAATAAAATATCAAAGGCATGCATTGTTGAGGCTAAAAAAAATGCTAAAGCTTATATAACAATCAAAACACCTATTTTTTTAGAAGATTATAGACTGTATGAATAA
- the dxs gene encoding 1-deoxy-D-xylulose-5-phosphate synthase: MIENINTPNDLKQLKIRDLNVLASEIRDIVIDVTSKNGGHLASSLGAVEITLALHYVFNTPKDKIVWDVGHQAYAHKIITGRREQFKTLRTYAGLSGFPKITESEYDTFNVGHASTAISAALGMTTANDLLGIKSKVIAVIGDGALTSGITFEALNNSGELDKNLIVVLNDNKMSISKSLGAISTYLTKRLTGPTYNTLRREIEKAIKGFPVLNEPALKLAKKIEESFKFFSPGLLFEEFGFKYFGPVDGENIEDLVTIFENVKNLRGPVFVHILTKKGKGYKFAEENPSKFHGIGPFDIKTGETLEKNKRSSYSSVFGNSVINIMQDNPKVAAVSAAMLIGTGLEKAKISFPDRVFDVGIAEQHAVTFAGGLAISGMRPIVAIYSTFLQRSYDQIIHDIALQKLNVVFAIDRAGIVGDDGETHQGIFDVSYLNLVPNMVITAPKDATELDALLKFAINNNYGPFAIRYPRGESINFGDQFADTIEFGKWQILNNSDSSDICVITYGNCVKYAMQAVSFLAEKGIDLHVVNARFIKPFDTQSFLNILKTFDNIIIMEENTYIGSLGQNLIAFAYLNKLEKSPKISHIALPDAFIEQGEAEFLRQKYGLSTDNLIHTVYNLLKK; the protein is encoded by the coding sequence ATGATTGAAAATATTAATACACCAAATGATTTAAAACAGCTCAAAATAAGAGATTTAAACGTTCTTGCAAGTGAAATAAGAGATATTGTTATTGATGTTACGTCAAAAAATGGTGGCCACTTAGCTTCTTCTTTGGGTGCTGTGGAGATTACTTTAGCTCTACATTATGTCTTTAATACACCTAAAGATAAAATTGTATGGGATGTAGGACATCAGGCGTATGCACATAAAATTATTACTGGTAGAAGAGAACAATTTAAAACGCTAAGAACATACGCTGGTTTGAGTGGGTTTCCAAAGATTACTGAAAGTGAGTACGATACTTTTAATGTAGGTCATGCAAGCACGGCTATATCCGCTGCACTTGGTATGACAACAGCAAATGATCTCCTAGGTATCAAGAGTAAAGTTATAGCTGTTATTGGCGATGGAGCGCTTACAAGTGGAATTACTTTTGAGGCACTGAATAATTCCGGTGAGCTTGATAAAAATTTAATTGTTGTTTTAAATGATAATAAGATGTCCATATCTAAATCATTAGGTGCAATATCTACCTATCTAACAAAAAGATTAACAGGTCCTACATACAATACATTAAGAAGAGAAATTGAGAAAGCTATTAAAGGTTTTCCTGTCTTAAACGAGCCGGCTTTAAAGTTGGCTAAGAAAATTGAAGAGTCTTTTAAATTTTTTTCACCGGGTTTGCTTTTTGAAGAATTTGGCTTTAAGTATTTTGGGCCAGTTGATGGTGAAAACATAGAAGATCTAGTTACGATATTTGAGAATGTAAAAAATTTAAGAGGTCCTGTCTTTGTACATATTTTGACAAAAAAAGGCAAGGGTTATAAATTCGCTGAAGAAAACCCATCAAAATTTCACGGTATTGGTCCTTTTGATATAAAAACCGGCGAAACACTAGAAAAAAATAAACGATCCAGTTATTCATCAGTTTTTGGAAATAGCGTAATTAACATTATGCAGGATAATCCTAAGGTTGCAGCTGTAAGCGCTGCAATGCTTATAGGAACAGGTCTTGAAAAAGCTAAAATTAGTTTTCCAGATAGGGTTTTTGATGTGGGTATAGCAGAGCAGCATGCCGTAACATTTGCAGGGGGGCTTGCTATATCTGGTATGAGGCCAATTGTTGCTATTTACTCTACATTCTTACAACGTTCCTATGATCAAATCATTCATGATATTGCGCTTCAAAAACTAAATGTTGTATTTGCTATTGACAGGGCCGGGATAGTGGGTGATGACGGTGAAACGCATCAAGGTATATTTGATGTTTCTTACTTGAATTTAGTGCCTAATATGGTTATTACTGCACCAAAGGATGCAACCGAATTGGATGCTTTGCTTAAGTTTGCAATTAATAATAATTATGGCCCATTTGCTATAAGGTATCCTCGAGGAGAATCAATTAACTTTGGCGATCAATTTGCTGATACAATTGAGTTTGGCAAGTGGCAAATTTTAAATAACTCCGATTCTTCTGATATTTGTGTAATAACCTATGGAAATTGTGTAAAATATGCAATGCAAGCAGTTTCTTTTTTGGCAGAAAAAGGCATAGATCTTCATGTTGTAAATGCCAGGTTTATAAAACCATTTGATACACAGTCATTTTTGAACATATTAAAAACATTTGATAATATCATTATAATGGAAGAAAACACCTATATTGGATCATTAGGTCAAAATTTAATTGCTTTTGCGTATTTAAATAAACTAGAAAAAAGCCCTAAAATATCCCATATAGCTTTGCCTGATGCTTTTATAGAGCAGGGTGAAGCAGAATTTTTAAGACAAAAGTACGGTTTATCCACAGATAATCTTATTCATACAGTCTATAATCTTCTAAAAAAATAG
- the ybgF gene encoding tol-pal system protein YbgF — protein sequence MKKVLIVLVAVLSLSCSAFAQENPYSSQLEQISKNTQDIKTLQSNQASLYLKIEDLLVKYGELKGKIDDLARKIESIQTSSGASPEIKGKLDKLDAEVNALKQQISAQPLSSSSSTQASVHQVSPQALPVSPEEADFKKAKALFDAKGYNQAIKAFSNFQKTYKNSKLNDQALFYIADSYYNLKIYDKAIINFDQIVNAYPKSKFASLAMLKEALSFINLGDKIDGRFLLEKVIKTYPNSQEAKQAKVYLKKYK from the coding sequence ATGAAAAAGGTTTTGATAGTTTTGGTTGCGGTGCTTAGTTTGTCATGTAGTGCTTTTGCTCAAGAAAATCCATATAGCTCTCAATTAGAACAAATATCAAAAAATACACAGGATATTAAGACGCTTCAGTCTAATCAAGCTAGCTTGTACTTAAAAATAGAGGATTTGCTTGTAAAGTATGGCGAATTGAAAGGTAAAATAGATGATTTAGCTAGAAAAATAGAAAGTATTCAAACAAGCAGCGGTGCTTCGCCTGAAATTAAAGGAAAACTTGATAAATTAGATGCAGAAGTAAATGCTCTAAAACAGCAGATATCTGCTCAGCCTTTATCATCATCATCATCTACTCAAGCTAGCGTTCATCAAGTATCGCCTCAAGCATTGCCAGTTTCGCCAGAAGAAGCTGATTTTAAAAAAGCAAAAGCACTATTTGATGCTAAAGGGTACAATCAAGCTATCAAGGCCTTTAGTAATTTTCAAAAAACTTATAAAAATTCAAAATTAAACGATCAGGCACTTTTTTATATTGCCGATAGCTATTATAATTTGAAAATATACGATAAAGCTATAATTAATTTTGACCAAATTGTGAATGCTTACCCAAAAAGCAAGTTTGCAAGTTTAGCTATGCTAAAAGAGGCTTTGTCATTTATTAACTTAGGCGATAAAATAGATGGACGTTTTCTTTTAGAAAAAGTTATAAAAACGTATCCAAATTCGCAAGAAGCAAAGCAAGCAAAAGTTTATTTAAAAAAATATAAATGA
- a CDS encoding OmpA family protein: protein MKKTYLSLAAIVSASFLAYSCSCTTPKKPVAEAPAPVKQEVQQQAPAPVAQPQVNEEEVMKEIFQRIHFNFDKSNLVHVDKWGINQDVPKSLDGISDYMAKHPDIKVKIEGNCDERGTEAYNLALGQRRADSAKNYLVMHGISADRIETLSNGKLKPVDPAQNEYAWAKNRNDQFVILSK, encoded by the coding sequence ATGAAGAAGACTTATCTTTCGCTCGCAGCAATTGTTAGTGCATCTTTTTTGGCTTATAGTTGTAGCTGCACAACACCAAAGAAACCCGTAGCAGAAGCACCAGCGCCAGTAAAACAGGAGGTACAACAGCAAGCACCCGCACCAGTAGCTCAGCCACAGGTAAATGAAGAGGAGGTCATGAAAGAGATCTTTCAAAGAATCCATTTTAATTTTGACAAATCGAACCTAGTCCATGTTGACAAATGGGGCATTAACCAGGATGTGCCAAAATCTTTAGACGGCATATCAGACTATATGGCAAAACACCCTGATATCAAAGTTAAAATTGAAGGTAACTGCGACGAGCGCGGAACGGAAGCCTACAACCTAGCCCTAGGCCAAAGAAGGGCAGACTCAGCAAAGAATTATCTTGTAATGCATGGAATATCAGCAGACAGAATTGAAACGCTGAGCAATGGTAAGCTAAAACCAGTGGATCCGGCACAAAACGAATACGCTTGGGCTAAAAATAGAAATGATCAATTTGTAATACTATCAAAATAA
- a CDS encoding PD40 domain-containing protein, with amino-acid sequence MKKAIFLFFAFFLTFVGVSYAQNYELNITNPNYQKILINVYNLESSNPVLAQKVKSVIVRDLNMSGFYQVNDINTTLSNPSNVSGCNYAVFGSVSESNSNVVLDAKVYNVTNQKIVINTKITSNNFAWVSHKLVDNFMLYDTGIYGPFESKIIFSAGNKKVKNLYIADFDGENIQQITHYNSNLLLPMWVTNNEVSFTGYLNNYPSVYLLNLSSSHITNLSSNSNFSENATYYKDGLYAVSINKNSNINIFLVNKSGQIVKQLTNNHSITISPYFTPDLSKMVYVSNSEGSPQIYSLDLSLGVSNRLTYDCQNSQSPAVSPDGTKIAYICAGSNFALNIIGINGGNSENIISSYYLDSPSWSYDSRYIAVYGSIDSKEGIYIINTINGNFSLAIGANKLYSDFGGLDVSKKIN; translated from the coding sequence ATGAAAAAAGCTATATTTTTATTTTTTGCATTTTTCTTAACTTTTGTCGGTGTATCGTATGCTCAAAATTATGAGCTAAATATCACAAACCCAAATTATCAAAAAATATTGATAAATGTTTATAATCTCGAATCTTCCAATCCCGTACTAGCCCAAAAAGTCAAAAGCGTAATAGTTAGAGATTTAAATATGAGTGGTTTTTATCAGGTAAATGATATTAATACAACGCTCAGCAATCCTTCTAATGTTAGTGGTTGCAATTATGCAGTTTTTGGCAGTGTAAGTGAAAGCAATAGTAATGTTGTTTTAGATGCAAAAGTTTACAATGTAACAAACCAAAAAATTGTTATAAATACTAAAATAACATCTAATAACTTTGCATGGGTTTCGCATAAGTTAGTGGACAATTTTATGTTATATGATACTGGTATATATGGTCCATTTGAAAGTAAGATTATATTTTCAGCAGGAAACAAGAAAGTTAAGAATTTATATATCGCGGATTTTGATGGCGAAAATATTCAACAAATTACGCATTACAATAGCAATTTATTACTTCCGATGTGGGTAACCAACAATGAAGTGAGCTTTACTGGATATTTAAATAATTACCCAAGTGTGTATTTATTAAATTTGTCAAGTAGTCATATCACTAATTTATCCTCAAATTCAAATTTTAGCGAAAATGCAACTTATTATAAAGATGGTCTTTATGCAGTATCTATAAATAAAAACTCCAATATAAATATTTTTTTGGTTAATAAATCTGGTCAAATTGTAAAACAGTTGACTAATAATCATAGTATTACCATCTCTCCTTATTTTACGCCTGACTTGTCAAAAATGGTTTATGTTTCAAATTCTGAAGGATCGCCTCAAATTTATTCTCTTGATTTAAGTTTAGGAGTTTCAAATAGATTAACCTACGATTGTCAAAATTCGCAATCGCCAGCTGTTTCTCCGGATGGTACAAAGATAGCCTATATTTGTGCAGGTTCTAATTTTGCTTTAAATATAATAGGAATAAATGGTGGGAACAGTGAAAACATAATCAGCTCTTATTATCTTGATTCTCCTAGCTGGTCGTATGATTCAAGGTACATTGCTGTATACGGTAGTATTGACTCTAAAGAAGGAATATATATAATTAATACAATTAACGGTAACTTTTCACTTGCAATTGGCGCTAATAAGTTGTATTCTGATTTTGGTGGTTTAGACGTAAGTAAAAAAATAAATTGA
- a CDS encoding energy transducer TonB, with amino-acid sequence MKLISFVLSLAIHIIIIGLLFLLFRNIVTHTLPTYTVSLLTPGEGRAGNQHTIQPLTTSPKEIPTPATTLPPKINKEIKKAQEAIPQKKEVKQEQKKITEKPTIEPRKVEKMVPKPKTVNQKEVQKNIQNKIQQLKAKALQEKITQLKEAMLENKIREIAQQLKENSQTQSGVGNIKAQGSGVGNQDKLFSDYLSVVQGIIHSNWFMDQNLIPNNKLVTRVKIVIDANGKIINASIVKSSGNPYYDRTVITAINNSTLPPVPKRYLNNRNTLDLVLNFFIKE; translated from the coding sequence ATGAAACTAATTAGTTTTGTATTATCTTTAGCTATACATATAATAATTATCGGATTGTTATTTTTATTATTTAGGAATATTGTAACGCATACTTTGCCAACTTATACGGTTAGTTTGCTTACGCCAGGTGAGGGTAGGGCAGGAAACCAGCATACTATACAGCCCTTAACTACATCACCTAAAGAAATACCAACTCCTGCTACAACACTGCCACCAAAAATAAATAAAGAAATTAAAAAAGCTCAAGAGGCAATCCCACAAAAAAAGGAAGTTAAACAAGAACAAAAAAAGATAACAGAAAAACCGACAATAGAGCCGAGAAAAGTTGAAAAAATGGTTCCAAAACCTAAAACAGTTAATCAGAAAGAAGTACAAAAAAATATACAAAATAAAATTCAGCAATTAAAAGCAAAAGCTCTGCAGGAAAAAATTACGCAATTGAAAGAAGCTATGCTAGAAAATAAAATTAGAGAAATTGCCCAACAACTTAAAGAAAATTCTCAAACTCAATCTGGTGTGGGCAATATTAAAGCACAAGGCAGTGGCGTAGGTAATCAAGATAAGCTTTTTTCTGATTATTTATCTGTAGTGCAAGGTATAATTCATTCAAATTGGTTTATGGATCAAAATTTAATACCAAACAACAAACTTGTAACGCGTGTTAAAATTGTTATTGATGCAAATGGTAAGATTATTAATGCAAGCATTGTCAAATCAAGTGGCAATCCTTATTATGATAGAACTGTTATAACCGCGATAAATAACTCTACACTTCCTCCAGTCCCAAAGCGCTATTTAAATAATCGAAATACTCTTGACTTAGTTTTAAATTTCTTTATAAAAGAGTAA
- a CDS encoding ExbD/TolR family protein, translated as MKLNSSKGVFSDINITPLVDVMLVLLVIFMVTTPMLVKGIKVNLPKTHSGSTNITKKDLIVSVDDQGRIYLNKQQTDLDGLKKAFENNHGNEVIIEADKAIEYGLVVKIIDIAKQSGIEKVGLATTNKSNKT; from the coding sequence ATGAAGTTAAATAGCTCTAAAGGAGTTTTTTCTGATATTAACATAACGCCTCTAGTTGATGTAATGTTAGTATTGCTTGTTATATTCATGGTTACAACGCCAATGTTAGTTAAAGGTATAAAAGTAAATTTACCTAAAACGCACTCAGGTAGCACCAACATTACAAAAAAAGATTTGATCGTAAGCGTAGATGACCAGGGAAGAATATACCTGAATAAACAGCAAACAGATTTAGACGGCTTAAAAAAAGCATTTGAAAATAATCACGGAAATGAAGTTATAATAGAAGCAGACAAAGCTATAGAATATGGGCTTGTGGTAAAAATAATTGATATAGCCAAACAAAGCGGTATTGAGAAAGTAGGTCTTGCAACAACTAATAAATCTAATAAAACATAG
- a CDS encoding MotA/TolQ/ExbB proton channel family protein, with the protein MSSSIGFEHIGAIAIIVLGVLLIMSIISWTIMIYKWIQLSSLKTRNNVFLERFIDGESESTLNSFARINESLNAKIYMLSKQSLSVSKAYLTKEVNHLERGFSILASVGATAPFVGLFGTIWGIINAFRNIGLSDSTSISVVAPGISEALITTAAGIFVAVVAVIGYNLLYSLYTSIIRETENFLEAIE; encoded by the coding sequence ATGTCTTCAAGTATTGGATTTGAACACATTGGCGCTATTGCAATTATTGTCCTTGGTGTTTTACTTATTATGTCGATTATTTCGTGGACTATAATGATATATAAATGGATCCAATTATCTTCTTTAAAAACAAGAAATAACGTTTTTTTAGAGAGGTTTATTGATGGTGAAAGCGAAAGTACATTGAATAGTTTTGCTCGCATAAATGAATCTTTAAATGCTAAAATTTACATGTTGAGCAAACAATCGCTTTCTGTTTCGAAAGCTTATTTAACAAAAGAAGTGAATCACTTAGAAAGAGGTTTTAGTATACTGGCATCTGTAGGAGCAACTGCGCCTTTTGTTGGGTTGTTTGGAACTATTTGGGGCATAATAAACGCATTTAGAAATATTGGCTTATCCGATTCAACAAGTATAAGTGTGGTGGCACCAGGAATATCTGAAGCATTGATTACGACTGCAGCGGGTATATTTGTTGCTGTGGTGGCTGTAATTGGCTACAATCTCCTATATTCTCTGTATACTTCTATAATTAGAGAAACAGAGAATTTTCTTGAGGCAATTGAATGA
- the atpC gene encoding ATP synthase F1 subunit epsilon, with protein sequence MEKINCTIVTPEKLIVSKEVDQVIAPGIVGEFGVLPNHVPFISILDVGVVKLFYDNLQDKYVVAGGYLEFDNNVANILCDEVFTKDNVTKEEANKALSELESKLNEEKPNTSEYENINKDLLKYKYILNVLFEGEK encoded by the coding sequence ATGGAAAAGATAAATTGTACTATAGTTACACCTGAAAAATTGATAGTAAGCAAAGAAGTTGACCAGGTTATAGCACCAGGAATTGTTGGTGAGTTTGGTGTTTTGCCAAACCACGTTCCTTTTATAAGCATTTTGGATGTAGGTGTTGTTAAGCTTTTTTATGATAATTTACAGGATAAATATGTTGTGGCCGGTGGTTATTTAGAGTTTGATAACAATGTTGCAAATATTCTATGTGATGAAGTTTTTACAAAAGACAATGTTACCAAAGAAGAGGCAAATAAAGCGTTAAGTGAACTCGAATCAAAACTTAATGAAGAAAAGCCTAACACATCAGAATATGAAAATATCAATAAGGACCTATTAAAGTACAAATACATATTAAATGTTTTGTTTGAAGGAGAAAAATAA